The Merismopedia glauca CCAP 1448/3 genomic interval CGTATTACCACTTGTCTGTTTCAACTAGACAATTAATTTGGCACGATTACCGAACAGTATTTTTGCCATACCTCTCCTCTAGATCTAGCGTAAAGTAGGAGCAGATCCTGTCTGATTGCGCCTATATTCGGAGTTGTTCACTAAATCATGATTAAGAGTCTTTGACCGAATCAAAGAGTCAAAGGTTAAATCAATTGCTGGAAAAAGCCCCCAAACTTCTTGATAAGATGCCGACCATCCAGGGAAACCATTACTTAAATCTTGCTGTCTGGCAAATATATAATTAGACCAATCTTTTGACAGAGGATAGCGATGATGAAAATCATGGCAAGGTGTATCGCCAACCATGACAAAAACTCGACCAAATAGAAAATGATAAAAAATCATCTTCCACCACCAAATCGACCAATTCAAGATATGTTTAAAGAGTGAATTTGATAATTCTGGAGTTGATTCTCCGAGAAAAATTCCCACGGTTAAACCTGCATAATTGGCTTTATTCCGAATTACCTCATCTGATGGTGGGAAGGAATGTTCTACGCATAATCTCAAGGTGGCACTAATTTGATAGAGAATCGTGAGGGGAAAAACCCAAGCTACGAAAAAGGTGAGCCAAGAATTAGTGATAGCTACTAACCATAAGACAAAAGTTAGAAACAACCAAGATTTAAGATTATGAGCCATGTGAGGGGCACAAAAACTAGCAATGAATCGTTTGGCTAGAAAACGGAAGTGAAAAATGGGCGATAAGAGCGAACGGATTAACTTTAACCAGAGTTGGGCTTTCATATTTTTCTTTCCATTAAACCAACCATTTGCAGAAACTTAAATGTGGGGTCAACTGCGGTCATCAAATTCTGCAAAGCATGATGATCTTTGTGATGTTCTTTCTGATAAGATTCAAAATCTTGAATCATCAGAATTACAGAAATAGTTTCACCGAGGCAGCGATCTAGTTTTTGATGACCAGAAAAATTGTGATGAGCGCATTGATGGACGATTGTGACTTGCAGTTTTCTCGCCCCAGAAACTGTCAGTAACCAAGAAAAAATTAGGAGCGGGTCAAAGCTTTCATAATGGAGAATTAAAATGCTGCCGATGACTCCACTGATTAGAGTCAAAAGTGCGGTACTTAAATGATAAGCAGGGGTTAGCTGCCAAGGTATTTGGTCGCTCAACGGTTTTCCCGTCGCCATCGTTAAGAAAGGTTGCATCCAATTGGGAAGACACCGCATTGTTTCTCTGGGATTGGTTTTGGGATCGGACATATTATTTACTAGAAATGTATAAAAGTTGCGATCGAGGTAAGTAGAGCGGCGTAATTAAACTGTGGAAAGATGGGCGGGTTTTGGATAAGCAAAAACTGTTACACCGTATGAATCTTGGCTAATCCGCACGGTTGCTTAAAGTCTGCCGTGCAACCCTAGAGGAGCAACCTCCCCTACAATCTGTTTGTGTTTAATCGTGCCCACTTACTTAGTCAGCGATCGCTGCTTTCTTCTGGGAATTAACTTTCCTCAAGAAGTCAGGAGTAACCAGAAGATTTATCCTGCAAATGCAGGATAAATCTCCCTTGGATTTAGGTGTTTCCAAGAAGTTCTTGATAGTGCTGAATCAAAACCGCTTCACTAAAAACCGATCTCCCTTTGAGAACTAGATCGCTGTAGAGACGATCGACCAGATCTGCTTGAGGCTCTAGCCCCAAAGAAAGTAACTTGTGGCGAATCAAGCTTCGTCCCGAATGACGACCTAGTACATAAGTTGTACTACGACCGAATAGCTCTGGGGGAAAGGCTTCATAAGTTTGGGAATTCTTGAGGAGCGCACTTTGGTGCATTCCAGCTTCGGTAGCAAAGGCATTTTCGCCAACGATGGCTTTAGTTCGCAGTGGAGGATGGTTGATGGAAGAGAGCAGTTGTTGGGTGGCTGGATAAATTTGAGTTAAATCAATATTAGTCGTGCATTGATAAAACCCAGTTTTCAAAGATAAAGCCGCTACTACCTCTTCTAAGGCGGCATTTCCCGCTCTTTCTCCAATTCCACACAGAGTTACTTGGACTTCTTGGGCACCTGCTCTTACTGCGGCGAGGGTGTTAGCGACAGCTAAACCTAGATCGTCATGGCAATGTACCCCTACTGGGACGCTGGGAAAAGCCGATCTTACCTGTTGTACCAACTGAGAGAATTCATCGGGAAGCGCGTCACCGACGGTATCTGCAATGATGATGCTACTGGCTCCCGATTGCAGTGCGACTTGGCAAACACTCTTTAAATAGTGGGAATTAGCGCGGGTGGCATCTTCCAAGATCATCTTGACATCAATTCCCTGAGATTTAGCCTCAGAAACTCCTTGACTTATTTGTTGCAGGTTTTCCTCTGGGGTAATTCTCCTGGCTTGGAGATGGATATCAGAGCTACTAACTACGATTTCAAGTTGAGGGTATTGGGCATATTTTAAGGCTGCAATAGCTTGATCGATATCTCCTTTAGTACAGCGAGAAAAAGCACAAACTATCGCTTTTTTGATGACTTTGGCAATTTCAGCAACAGCAGTAAAGTCTTCAGGGGATGCTGCCGGAAAGCCAGGTTCAATGATATCTACACCCATGCGTTCTAAAGAGTTGGCGATCGCTTTTTTTTGCACTACTGTCATTGAGTTACCAGGTGCTTGTTCGCCATCGCGGAGGGTAGTGTCGTGGATTTGTAGTTTCATATTTCCATAAAAAGGGGTGAAATGAAGAAGTTTGGCTCGTAAGCTGCTTTGCCAATAAAGATTGTGTATTCGATCTTCCCTAGGGTTAAAGACCAAGAAATGTCCTGACAGACGCACTAGGGAAGGGCTGAACCGTCAAACCTTACAGATTGGGGACAAAACCTAACTGTAAATGGGGTAAATTCCCGTCGAACCACAGGCGATTTAAGAATCGAGGTTCGCTCTCATCGAACTCTGTGCGTCCGTGTAACATACGGGTGTTGTCAAGAATCAAAATTTGGTGGGGTTCGAGTTTAAATCGAAGTTGATGGGCTGGATTTTCCACAAACTGTTTGATTTGGACAAAGACTTCTACGGCTTCAGGTTTAACCGTAATTTGTGCTGTTTGATCGCAACGAAAAGCAATTTGCAACTCACCGTTTTTGTTAAAGGAAAAAATGGGTTTTGAAGCCGTTTGCCGATCTCGCGTCACAGTTAAAACATCTGGTTCAAATAAGATAGGAAGTTGTTTGGGATTAATTTTAGCGATGTGTTGGTAAACATCTTTGCCATCGACTAAGATACTTAAGCCACCTTTGTTAGCGGCAATTACAGACTGTAAAGCGATAATTCTAATTGATTGTCTCTCGAAAGTTCCATCTGTATGTAGAGTCAGTTCTTGGCTAGTAGCATTGACGTACGCTGTATTTTCAAGATGGCATTTAACGGAAACAATTCCCGATGCATCGGAGAGGTTATGAGAAATAATTTTGCCTAAACACGAAGGCAATGCTAACAGGTTTTGTTGAGGATTTTGGCAAGGATAACACTGAACAATAACTGCTCCATTTTGACTTAAATTCTTCAGTAATTCCCATCGTTGTGAACTTTCCATTTGCATGATGCTGGTAGCCAAGAGAGTATTGACAAATTTTTTATCTCCTTGAAAATCTAAATATGATTGATTAGTTCCCAGCTTAGCTTCACTATTACTATTCATATTTTTGCTACCGCTTTTTAGGTCGTGATTTAAACTACCTATCAATTTGCCTTAGCCGTGGAAATAGCTATTTCCAAAAGTGAGATGTAGCCGAATTGAGATTAACTTTAATTAATCTGGAATTCAGTCTCTCAAATTGGGTGTTTTTGGCAAATAAGATCGAAATAAAGATGTTTATAATTGGCATCTATTACTGTTAGACTTTGACAGAACTTTTAATCAAGATAGTGATAACTCTATTGCCGAATGTGACGACCTTCAAAGCTTGGGACAGTTTCCGAGAAATGCCCAAAACCAGAAAGGAAGAAAATTATTTACGTCGCGGAATATAGACGTGCAGAGTCATCACCGCTTCCTGATTAGGATTGTCGATCTCATGCACCTGAAAAGGCAGTACTACATCAAACTCTCCAGGTTTAAGAGTTTTCTCACCATCAGGAAAAAACTGACCCTGAAAAATTTTATGCAGTTTGGCTGTAAGATTTGGCGTTTGTCCAAAAGGTATAATTGTACTTAGAGAAAGACAATTGCCATGATCGTGTGCTTGAGAACCTGTTCCGCCAGGCCAAATTATTAAAACCATTTCAAACAGGGGATTGTTTGCGGACAAATCTTGATAAAAATAGCCTTGTTTAGTTTTTAAAAAGCCTAAATTCATCAAATCTATTTCTTGGCTATTTAGGTTGTCTAGGGATTTCTCAGGCAAATATTCGAGGAAGTCTACGCTATCGTTTTTGGAGTCTGTTGCAATACCGTTATTCATAATTTGCGTCTAAGGTTTTATGCGGGAGTGAGTACTTAATAAGGTAGCTAGGCTAGGGAATATGGTATTTCCTACGCTTTTAGTAGAGGTTATTAATACTTTTGAATCGAACACATAAGCTGACGAGAGCATTTAATTTACTCTTGAAAAGGTAGAAGGCAATCGGAGTCAAAAGTGAAGAGGAGACAGTTGGCGTAGCCGCCCTTTTGGGGCTACGGTACTTAAACACAAAAATACTCTGGAATGAGTTACAAGCCTTATTTGGTATAGGTTTTACCTCGAAAACATATGAATCCTTGTGCCGTATAGCTTCGGTGTAATTTTTTCCTCTTTGAAGTGATTCGCCCACCCAGCAAGGCTTTTAGACCTCCCGAACCCTTAAAAATGTTTAAGTACCGGGGAAGATCGAATATACAATTTTCATTTGCCAAGCAGCTTGGAAGGATTAAATATAATTACTGGAAACAGCTATTTCCATTGACGATCTACTTTAAAAGAGAAATTTAGCCAACAATTTAGATGACATTAATTGCCGATGAATTTCTCAGCTTGCCTAATTTTCGCCAAGCTTGGATTAAAGTAGCCAATAATCAAGGTTGTGCGGGAATCGAT includes:
- a CDS encoding fatty acid desaturase — encoded protein: MSDPKTNPRETMRCLPNWMQPFLTMATGKPLSDQIPWQLTPAYHLSTALLTLISGVIGSILILHYESFDPLLIFSWLLTVSGARKLQVTIVHQCAHHNFSGHQKLDRCLGETISVILMIQDFESYQKEHHKDHHALQNLMTAVDPTFKFLQMVGLMERKI
- a CDS encoding LeuA family protein, which codes for MKLQIHDTTLRDGEQAPGNSMTVVQKKAIANSLERMGVDIIEPGFPAASPEDFTAVAEIAKVIKKAIVCAFSRCTKGDIDQAIAALKYAQYPQLEIVVSSSDIHLQARRITPEENLQQISQGVSEAKSQGIDVKMILEDATRANSHYLKSVCQVALQSGASSIIIADTVGDALPDEFSQLVQQVRSAFPSVPVGVHCHDDLGLAVANTLAAVRAGAQEVQVTLCGIGERAGNAALEEVVAALSLKTGFYQCTTNIDLTQIYPATQQLLSSINHPPLRTKAIVGENAFATEAGMHQSALLKNSQTYEAFPPELFGRSTTYVLGRHSGRSLIRHKLLSLGLEPQADLVDRLYSDLVLKGRSVFSEAVLIQHYQELLGNT
- a CDS encoding TauD/TfdA family dioxygenase; the protein is MNSNSEAKLGTNQSYLDFQGDKKFVNTLLATSIMQMESSQRWELLKNLSQNGAVIVQCYPCQNPQQNLLALPSCLGKIISHNLSDASGIVSVKCHLENTAYVNATSQELTLHTDGTFERQSIRIIALQSVIAANKGGLSILVDGKDVYQHIAKINPKQLPILFEPDVLTVTRDRQTASKPIFSFNKNGELQIAFRCDQTAQITVKPEAVEVFVQIKQFVENPAHQLRFKLEPHQILILDNTRMLHGRTEFDESEPRFLNRLWFDGNLPHLQLGFVPNL